In Zalophus californianus isolate mZalCal1 chromosome 17, mZalCal1.pri.v2, whole genome shotgun sequence, one DNA window encodes the following:
- the DBNDD1 gene encoding dysbindin domain-containing protein 1 isoform X2 codes for MDESWHRCRRKAVQEVEGPQAALGTLAHGAGESYRPPTAEEEVGIPTPAPGLLQVTERRQPLSSVSSLEVHFDLLDLTELTDMSDQELAEVFADSDDESLAGESPAGLHPLPRAGCLRSPSWTRTRAEQNREKQPLGDPERQPAIVDTFLTVERPKED; via the exons ATGGACGAAAGTTGGCACCGCTGCAGGAGAA AAGCCGTTCAGGAGGTGGAGGGACCACAGGCAGCCCTGGGCACCCTGGCCCATGGGGCAGGGGAGAGCTACCGCCCACCCACGGCCGAGGAGGAGGTGGGCATCCCAACACCAGCCCCGGGGCTCCTGCAGGTCACAGAGAGGAGGC AGCCCCTGAGCAGCGTCTCCTCCCTGGAGGTACACTTTGACCTCCTGGACCTCACCGAGCTGACCGACATGTCTGACCAGGAGCTGGCCGAGGTCTTTGCTGACTCAGACGACGAGAGCCTGGCCGGTGAATCGCCAGCAG GCCTGCACCCACTGCCCCGGGCCGGCTGTCTGCGCTCCCCCTCCTGGACACGAACCAGGGCTGAGCAGAACCGAGAGAAGCAACCGCTTGGTGACCCGGAGCGCCAGCCAGCAATTGTGGACACATTTCTCACCGTGGAGAGGCCCAAGGAGGACTAG
- the DBNDD1 gene encoding dysbindin domain-containing protein 1 isoform X1: MLGGTRAPEQLRAPPRGLLPAAAAPRLLPRCAAPRAGAKSPPQLQGRPGWVTPPPPAPLPDPAGRMEPPEGAGPGEAVQEVEGPQAALGTLAHGAGESYRPPTAEEEVGIPTPAPGLLQVTERRQPLSSVSSLEVHFDLLDLTELTDMSDQELAEVFADSDDESLAGESPAGLHPLPRAGCLRSPSWTRTRAEQNREKQPLGDPERQPAIVDTFLTVERPKED, translated from the exons ATGCTAGGGGGAACCCGGGCCCCGGAGCAGCTgcgcgccccgccccgcgggCTCCTCCCTGCCGCCGCGGCCCCCCGGCTGCTGCCCCGATGCGCTGCGCCGCGAGCTGGGGCCAAGTCGCCGCCGCAGCTGCAGGGGCGCCCGGGCTGGGTgacgccgccgccgcccgcgcccctcCCAGACCCCGCCGGCCGCATGGAGCCCCCGGAGGGCGCCGGCCCGGGAG AAGCCGTTCAGGAGGTGGAGGGACCACAGGCAGCCCTGGGCACCCTGGCCCATGGGGCAGGGGAGAGCTACCGCCCACCCACGGCCGAGGAGGAGGTGGGCATCCCAACACCAGCCCCGGGGCTCCTGCAGGTCACAGAGAGGAGGC AGCCCCTGAGCAGCGTCTCCTCCCTGGAGGTACACTTTGACCTCCTGGACCTCACCGAGCTGACCGACATGTCTGACCAGGAGCTGGCCGAGGTCTTTGCTGACTCAGACGACGAGAGCCTGGCCGGTGAATCGCCAGCAG GCCTGCACCCACTGCCCCGGGCCGGCTGTCTGCGCTCCCCCTCCTGGACACGAACCAGGGCTGAGCAGAACCGAGAGAAGCAACCGCTTGGTGACCCGGAGCGCCAGCCAGCAATTGTGGACACATTTCTCACCGTGGAGAGGCCCAAGGAGGACTAG
- the DBNDD1 gene encoding dysbindin domain-containing protein 1 isoform X3, which translates to MSDQELAEVFADSDDESLAGESPAGLHPLPRAGCLRSPSWTRTRAEQNREKQPLGDPERQPAIVDTFLTVERPKED; encoded by the exons ATGTCTGACCAGGAGCTGGCCGAGGTCTTTGCTGACTCAGACGACGAGAGCCTGGCCGGTGAATCGCCAGCAG GCCTGCACCCACTGCCCCGGGCCGGCTGTCTGCGCTCCCCCTCCTGGACACGAACCAGGGCTGAGCAGAACCGAGAGAAGCAACCGCTTGGTGACCCGGAGCGCCAGCCAGCAATTGTGGACACATTTCTCACCGTGGAGAGGCCCAAGGAGGACTAG
- the CENPBD1 gene encoding CENPB DNA-binding domain-containing protein 1 has product MPGKRSLNVAVFPSAKRERKAITLDIKLEVLRRFEVGEKLSQIAKALGLAVSTVATIRDNKEKIKANSQIATPLRASRLTRHRSAVMETMERLLHVWLEDQSQRNVPLSVTIIQEKAKSLFDDLQRERGGSSQTEKFSASKGWFVRFKERHCLPHFKMNSTAPGNKDVYPEVLRSIIEEGEYTPQQVFNVDETGLYWKRMPEGMFISVEEQAEPGFKSSKDRLMLLLGGNAAGDFKLKPLLVYHLENPKALQGYSKPNLPVIWRSNKKAWATRSIFQEWFTYFFCPAVEKYCAQNHLTNKALLILDSAPCHPVNLGDLSDNVRVEYLHSSTADSVQPMGQGITSTFKAHYVRRTFEHILEATDGEDTAMIREFWRNYSIMDAVDNIAVAWEELRPATMNSVWKKIWPECVQFQSVSQTDNIAQLQQNIVTLAKNVAFEEVVEADVDQLLRSHEEDLSNEELMQLEQEPAGEEESEDAPPALRQLTTGELSAAFSHFEAGLQVLTSNSPDDEWKLQVSRAINDAINCYRDLYKEKKRRSKQLS; this is encoded by the coding sequence ATGCCTGGGAAGAGGTCCCTGAATGTAGCGGTCTTCCCAAGTGCCAAAAGGGAACGGAAAGCAATTACCCTCGACATAAAATTGGAAGTGTTAAGACGATTTGAAGTGGGTGAAAAGCTCAGCCAGATCGCAAAGGCCTTAGGCCTCGCTGTTTCTACAGTGGCTACAATCCgagataataaagaaaaaatcaaagCGAATTCACAAATAGCTACTCCTTTGAGAGCCTCCCGGTTGACTCGCCATCGAAGTGCAGTCATGGAGACCATGGAGCGCCTGCTGCATGTGTGGCTTGAAGATCAGAGCCAGAGAAACGTGCCCCTGAGTGTCACCATTATTCAGGAGAAGGCTAAGAGTTTGTTTGATGACCTACAGCGTGAAAGAGGAGGAAGCTCTCAAACAGAAAAGTTTAGTGCAAGTAAAGGGTGGTTTGTGAGATTCAAGGAGCGCCATTGTTTGCCCCACTTCAAGATGAACAGCACAGCTCCTGGAAACAAGGATGTATATCCAGAAGTACTGAGGAGCATCATTGAAGAAGGTGAGTACACCCCTCAGCAAGTTTTTAATGTAGATGAGACAGGGCTGTATTGGAAGAGAATGCCTGAAGGAATGTTTATTTCTGTGGAAGAGCAAGCTGAGCCAGGTTTTAAATCTTCCAAAGATCGCTTGATGCTGCTTCTTGGTGGTAATGCAGCTGgggactttaagttgaagccctTACTGGTGTACCACTTGGAAAATCCCAAGGCTCTGCAAGGGTACTCCAAGCCCAATTTGCCTGTGATTTGGCGCTCAAACAAAAAGGCATGGGCAACCAGGAGCATCTTTCAGGAATGGTTCACATACTTCTTTTGCCCTGCCGTTGAAAAGTACTGTGCCCAAAATCATCTCACCAACAAAGCGTTGCTCATCCTAGACAGTGCACCATGCCACCCAGTAAATCTGGGTGATCTGTCTGATAATGTAAGAGTGGAGTATCTTCACAGCAGTACAGCTGACTCAGTCCAGCCCATGGGTCAAGGCATAACCTCTACCTTCAAAGCTCATTACGTGAGAAGAACTTTTGAGCACATTCTAGAAGCAACAGATGGAGAGGATACAGCCATGATCAGGGAGTTTTGGAGAAACTACAGCATCATGGATGCTGTAGACAACATTGCAGTAGCTTGGGAGGAGCTCAGACCAGCAACAATGAACAGTGTGTGGAAGAAGATTTGGCCAGAGTGTGTTCAGTTCCAGAGTGTTTCCCAAACAGATAACATTGCACAGCTTCAACAAAATATTGTAACCCTTGCCAAGAATGTGGCTTTTGAAGAGGTTGTAGAAGCTGATGTGGACCAGTTGCTGAGGTCCCACGAGGAAGATCTCTCAAATGAGGAGCTGATGCAGCTGGAACAGGAGCCTgcaggagaggaggagagtgaaGATGCTCCACCTGCCCTGCGCCAGTTAACCACAGGAGAGCTGTCAGCAGCCTTCTCACATTTCGAGGCAGGCTTGCAAGTCCTTACCAGTAACAGCCCTGATGACGAGTGGAAACTGCAAGTTTCAAGAGCAATCAATGATGCAATAAACTGCTACAGGGACCTGTACAAGGAGAAAAAGCGACGCTCAAAGCAACTCTCTTAG